One Campylobacter concisus DNA segment encodes these proteins:
- a CDS encoding DUF4198 domain-containing protein produces MNKHLFALLALAAFSSHSLAHEFWLFGSSKDVTSVDIGYADDFPTVEKIPDNKTGLFEAPYIINKNGEKLSLKQSGENYHYERAKLEDGSYLIAGEYKPTFWTKASDGTWHMDKTKEDIKDAKYCKKASMSAKGVINKNAKDGSVTKPSNQRLEIVPLDNPANFKVGVPFKVKILFEGKPLENATLDGTFDGFLKEKSAFHGETEPDGTIEVLALKPGKWLLQTVHKMPFADSKICDDETIAATLAFELK; encoded by the coding sequence ATGAACAAGCATTTATTTGCACTTTTGGCTTTGGCTGCATTTAGCAGTCACTCTTTAGCTCACGAATTTTGGCTTTTTGGAAGCAGCAAGGACGTAACTAGCGTTGATATCGGCTACGCAGACGACTTCCCGACTGTTGAAAAGATCCCAGACAACAAGACCGGACTATTTGAAGCCCCATACATTATAAACAAAAATGGCGAGAAACTGAGCCTAAAGCAAAGCGGCGAAAACTACCATTATGAAAGAGCTAAGCTAGAGGACGGCTCATACCTTATAGCTGGTGAGTATAAGCCTACGTTTTGGACAAAAGCAAGCGATGGTACATGGCACATGGACAAAACCAAAGAGGACATCAAGGACGCCAAATACTGCAAAAAAGCGAGTATGAGCGCAAAAGGCGTCATAAATAAAAACGCAAAAGATGGCTCAGTCACAAAGCCATCCAACCAACGCCTAGAGATAGTTCCGCTTGACAATCCAGCAAATTTCAAAGTTGGCGTGCCATTTAAAGTGAAAATTCTATTTGAAGGCAAACCTTTAGAAAATGCCACACTTGATGGAACATTTGATGGCTTTTTGAAAGAAAAAAGCGCATTTCACGGAGAAACTGAGCCAGATGGTACAATAGAAGTGCTTGCGCTTAAACCTGGAAAATGGCTACTACAAACAGTGCATAAAATGCCGTTTGCCGACTCAAAAATTTGTGATGATGAGACGATCGCAGCAACACTTGCGTTTGAGCTAAAATAG
- the nuoL gene encoding NADH-quinone oxidoreductase subunit L yields MILFCISLFFPLLSFIIAGIFSHSSKNLFIGLFCSLLMIASATASLMLTASLSVDEPLNLTIKEFINLGSLDLSFSFYLDAISLVMLSTVGVVASIVHIYSIGYMRDDASFNRFFSYLGLFVFCMNVLVSSDNFIGLFIGWEGVGLCSWLLIGFWYKRPSANVAANEAFVMNRVADLAMLVGIFYIFYSFGSLKFSEVFNARSDLSGLNLGVIATLLFIGAMGKSAQFPFHTWLANAMEGPTPVSALIHAATMVTAGVYLVIRANFIFANVPEVSHFIACLGAFVAVFAASIALVHNDLKKIVAYSTLSQLGYMFVAAGLGAYKIALFHLVTHAFFKSLLFLCAGNVMHAMNDELNIKKMGGLYKFMKPTALLSIIASCALAGFYPFAGFFSKDKILEVAFSEDKILWVVLLFGAVLTAFYSFRLVMLVFFAKPKSDTHTHEAKNYMLVGMSVLGVLSVISGFFWSNFSEFLSNSLGDFKLNLSHSSEIFLLVLTLGLVLASAGFAVFAYKKEIFKESICESKIYKILQNAYFIPKFYEKFFINGYALISKICKKFDEMIVDKSVDFVALLVTKFAYLANKMQSGDLSVMLRFMVAGFALLLSFIFLLNGAK; encoded by the coding sequence ATGATTTTATTTTGTATTTCGCTATTTTTTCCGCTTCTTAGCTTCATTATAGCTGGCATCTTTTCGCATAGCAGTAAGAATTTATTTATCGGTCTTTTTTGCTCGCTTCTCATGATCGCTAGTGCCACAGCTTCGCTTATGCTAACGGCTAGCCTTAGCGTAGATGAGCCTTTAAATTTAACCATAAAAGAGTTTATAAACTTAGGCTCGCTTGATCTTAGCTTTAGCTTCTACCTTGACGCGATTAGCCTTGTGATGCTTAGCACCGTGGGCGTGGTCGCTAGCATCGTGCATATCTACTCCATTGGCTACATGAGAGATGACGCGAGTTTTAACCGCTTTTTTAGCTACCTTGGGCTCTTTGTCTTTTGCATGAACGTCCTTGTATCAAGCGATAACTTCATAGGGCTCTTTATCGGCTGGGAGGGCGTTGGTCTTTGCTCGTGGCTGCTCATTGGCTTTTGGTATAAAAGGCCTAGCGCAAACGTCGCTGCAAACGAAGCTTTCGTGATGAATAGAGTGGCTGACCTTGCCATGCTTGTTGGCATTTTTTATATATTTTATAGCTTTGGCTCACTTAAATTTAGCGAGGTTTTTAACGCTAGAAGCGACCTTTCTGGGCTAAATTTAGGCGTCATCGCCACGCTACTTTTTATAGGTGCCATGGGTAAAAGCGCGCAGTTTCCATTTCACACTTGGCTTGCAAACGCCATGGAGGGACCAACGCCGGTTTCTGCCCTCATCCACGCTGCGACCATGGTAACAGCTGGCGTCTATCTAGTCATACGTGCAAATTTCATCTTTGCAAATGTGCCTGAAGTATCGCACTTTATAGCCTGCCTTGGCGCATTTGTAGCGGTATTTGCCGCAAGCATCGCGCTAGTGCATAATGATCTTAAAAAGATAGTCGCCTACTCGACGCTTTCGCAGCTTGGATATATGTTTGTAGCCGCTGGTCTTGGCGCTTATAAGATCGCACTTTTTCACCTTGTCACGCATGCATTTTTCAAGTCGCTTCTATTTTTGTGCGCTGGCAACGTCATGCATGCGATGAATGACGAGCTAAATATCAAAAAAATGGGCGGACTTTATAAATTTATGAAGCCAACAGCACTTCTTTCTATCATCGCAAGCTGCGCGCTGGCTGGCTTTTATCCATTTGCTGGCTTTTTTTCTAAAGATAAAATTTTAGAGGTCGCCTTTAGTGAAGATAAAATTTTGTGGGTCGTCTTGCTATTTGGCGCGGTGCTTACGGCATTTTATAGCTTTAGGCTTGTCATGCTAGTCTTTTTTGCAAAGCCAAAGAGCGACACTCACACACATGAAGCCAAAAACTACATGCTTGTTGGCATGAGTGTGCTCGGCGTTCTCTCGGTCATTAGTGGCTTTTTTTGGAGCAACTTTAGCGAGTTTTTAAGTAATAGCCTTGGGGATTTTAAGCTAAATTTATCTCACAGCAGTGAAATTTTCTTACTCGTTTTAACGCTTGGCTTAGTTCTTGCAAGCGCTGGCTTTGCTGTCTTTGCTTATAAAAAAGAAATTTTTAAAGAGAGCATTTGCGAAAGCAAAATTTATAAAATTTTGCAAAATGCCTACTTTATACCAAAATTTTATGAGAAATTTTTTATAAATGGCTACGCTTTAATCTCTAAAATTTGTAAGAAATTTGATGAGATGATAGTTGATAAAAGTGTTGATTTTGTAGCACTTTTGGTTACTAAATTTGCATATCTTGCAAACAAAATGCAAAGTGGCGATCTTAGCGTCATGCTTAGATTTATGGTCGCTGGATTTGCCTTGCTTTTAAGCTTTATATTTTTATTAAACGGAGCCAAATAA
- the nuoN gene encoding NADH-quinone oxidoreductase subunit NuoN: MNEIAFLDLKEISLQSLSPMLSMMVFALFILIVGAIKKDLSRNFYCVFCIIAIFVNLGITLDFNGLSLSFWDMLLVDGISIISQIIILIASALFIPLALSTKEYFEYKIYEYYALFLFMIAGFLFMVSSNNLLIIFLGLEISSLCLYTLIALHNKAKSVEAAIKYFAMGSLSAGFFAMAIAMFYLATNSIDIARIGVVIKDLSLNQNLIILLGCVFIASAIGFKLSLIPFHTWIPDVYEGSNAPLAGYMSIVPKVAGFIVALRIFAMLEGSGISWIKDMLYIIAVLTMSLANIMALVQKDVKRMLAFSSIAHAGVVLCALVANSHEANVALFFYWIMFLFANLGAFSMLWVARCDDVVCWDKRFKHPYEKFSGLIKILPSYAVIMGIFMIALAGIPPFSVFWGKMVLISSLIKSDYVVLSLIIMINSAIAIYYYLKLIVFMFLKEPIVKDKNIYISNVSMALKVIVGVAVAGTVFAFLFSGAILEFIEHFVFASGF, translated from the coding sequence ATGAACGAAATAGCCTTTTTAGACCTAAAAGAGATCTCGCTACAATCACTCTCGCCGATGCTTAGCATGATGGTTTTTGCACTTTTTATCCTCATAGTTGGAGCGATAAAAAAGGATCTTTCGAGGAATTTCTACTGCGTATTTTGCATCATCGCTATATTTGTAAATTTAGGCATTACGCTCGATTTTAACGGGCTTAGCCTAAGCTTTTGGGATATGCTTTTAGTCGATGGAATTTCTATCATCTCGCAGATCATTATCTTAATCGCCTCAGCCCTTTTCATCCCGCTGGCACTTAGCACAAAAGAGTATTTTGAGTATAAAATTTACGAGTATTACGCGCTATTTTTGTTTATGATCGCTGGATTTTTGTTTATGGTGAGCTCAAACAACCTACTTATCATCTTTTTAGGCCTTGAGATCAGCTCGCTTTGCCTCTACACCCTAATCGCCCTTCACAACAAAGCAAAAAGCGTCGAGGCTGCCATCAAATACTTTGCGATGGGCTCGCTCTCAGCTGGCTTTTTTGCGATGGCGATAGCGATGTTTTATCTAGCAACAAACTCAATAGACATCGCTCGCATAGGCGTTGTCATAAAAGATCTTAGCCTAAATCAAAACTTAATAATCTTGCTCGGTTGTGTTTTCATAGCTTCAGCCATTGGCTTTAAGCTCTCGCTCATACCATTTCACACATGGATACCAGACGTTTATGAGGGCTCAAATGCCCCGCTTGCTGGCTATATGTCGATCGTGCCAAAGGTGGCGGGCTTTATCGTTGCGTTAAGAATTTTTGCGATGCTTGAGGGCTCTGGAATCTCATGGATAAAAGATATGCTCTACATCATCGCCGTGCTTACGATGAGCCTTGCAAACATCATGGCGCTAGTGCAAAAAGACGTTAAAAGGATGCTCGCTTTTAGCTCGATAGCTCACGCTGGTGTTGTGCTTTGCGCACTTGTGGCAAATTCTCACGAGGCAAATGTCGCCTTGTTTTTTTACTGGATCATGTTTTTGTTTGCAAATTTGGGCGCATTTTCTATGCTCTGGGTCGCAAGGTGCGACGACGTCGTCTGCTGGGACAAGCGCTTTAAGCACCCGTATGAGAAATTTTCAGGCCTTATTAAAATTTTGCCAAGTTACGCCGTGATAATGGGAATTTTCATGATCGCCCTTGCTGGCATACCACCTTTTAGCGTATTTTGGGGCAAGATGGTGCTTATCTCATCGCTCATAAAGTCTGATTACGTCGTGCTTAGCCTCATCATCATGATAAACTCAGCGATTGCTATTTATTACTACCTAAAGCTCATCGTCTTTATGTTTTTAAAAGAGCCTATCGTAAAAGATAAAAATATCTACATCTCAAACGTCTCGATGGCGCTAAAAGTGATCGTTGGAGTTGCCGTTGCTGGCACGGTCTTTGCCTTTTTATTTTCTGGAGCGATTTTGGAATTTATCGAGCATTTTGTCTTTGCTTCAGGATTTTAG
- a CDS encoding NADH-quinone oxidoreductase subunit J produces the protein MYESFAFYLFSALILVSFSFSVFCKNALNAVSALAAGMVFISAIFFLLGAEFLGVVQIVVYTGAVVVLYAFAMMFFDTSKECEPKSGKKAKIIIYLLSSFIALLLIFIFLAPIYSAKQEVVNSTLASLGNIEAVGILLFSKYLLAFEMCAIMLLVAMVAGIILIHKDMNAQSSLEEML, from the coding sequence ATGTATGAGAGCTTTGCATTTTATCTTTTTAGCGCCCTTATATTAGTTAGTTTTTCTTTTAGCGTGTTTTGTAAAAACGCCCTAAATGCGGTCTCTGCGCTAGCTGCTGGCATGGTTTTTATCTCGGCTATATTTTTCTTGCTTGGGGCTGAGTTTTTAGGCGTGGTGCAAATCGTCGTCTATACAGGCGCAGTGGTCGTTTTATACGCATTTGCGATGATGTTTTTTGACACCAGCAAGGAGTGCGAGCCAAAAAGTGGCAAAAAAGCAAAGATCATCATCTATCTTTTAAGCAGCTTCATAGCGCTTCTTTTGATATTTATCTTTTTAGCGCCGATCTATAGCGCAAAGCAAGAGGTGGTAAATTCTACCCTTGCTAGCCTTGGCAATATCGAAGCGGTTGGAATTTTGCTCTTTAGCAAGTATCTGCTAGCCTTTGAGATGTGCGCTATCATGCTACTTGTGGCGATGGTGGCTGGCATCATTTTGATACATAAAGATATGAACGCACAAAGCAGCCTTGAGGAGATGCTATGA
- a CDS encoding NADH-quinone oxidoreductase subunit M → MLSVIIFFPAISAILGFLIENKSIKFYGASIALIELLLAIFICVNVDFQGYDFVLTHQVSLIPSLNISYFVGIDTISLVLIVLSAFMSFISIAALSDDGNLKHLVISVLFLESTMMGVFSALDMILFYSFWELSLIPLLYIIGAFGSKNRIYAAIKFFIYTFLGSVFMLVAIIFIGYLCYQKSGVFSFNLLDWYKLGIGENAQIWLFLAFFFAFGVKTPLFPFHTWLPYAHGQAPTIGSVLLASVLLKMGTYGFVRFSLPLFPDASLLLSGFVCVIAIIMIIYAALVAYAQSDMKQVIAYSSISHMGVIMLGIFSLNLIGLGGSIFLMISHGIVSGALFLLVGVIYERAHTKEICEFGGLAKVMPKYALIFFIATLASIGLPLTIGFVGEFLSLLGVFKLNKLFALLGGFSIIVGAVYMLVLYKRVFFGECKEKNLSLKDLNFKELAALVPLCLLIIALGIAPNLILKPLEPSVQNIISKMQTRAVNSGTKDKISSLNGGSKL, encoded by the coding sequence ATGCTAAGTGTCATCATATTTTTTCCAGCCATAAGCGCAATACTTGGCTTTTTGATAGAAAATAAAAGCATCAAATTTTATGGAGCAAGCATCGCGCTAATCGAGCTTTTGCTTGCCATTTTTATCTGCGTCAATGTCGATTTTCAGGGTTATGACTTTGTTTTAACGCATCAAGTCTCGCTCATACCAAGCCTAAATATCAGCTACTTTGTCGGCATCGACACCATCTCACTTGTGCTTATAGTCCTTAGCGCATTTATGAGCTTCATCTCTATCGCCGCACTTAGTGATGATGGAAATTTAAAGCACCTGGTTATTAGCGTGCTATTTTTAGAGAGCACGATGATGGGCGTCTTTAGCGCGCTTGATATGATCTTGTTTTACAGCTTTTGGGAGCTTAGCCTCATACCGCTTCTTTACATCATCGGCGCATTTGGTAGTAAAAATAGAATTTACGCTGCGATTAAATTTTTTATCTACACATTTTTGGGCTCTGTCTTTATGCTAGTGGCGATCATCTTTATCGGCTATCTGTGCTACCAAAAAAGCGGCGTCTTTAGCTTTAACCTGCTTGATTGGTACAAGCTTGGCATCGGAGAAAATGCTCAAATTTGGCTATTTTTAGCATTTTTCTTCGCTTTTGGCGTGAAAACTCCACTATTTCCATTTCACACGTGGCTACCTTACGCACACGGACAGGCTCCGACTATCGGTTCGGTGCTGCTTGCTAGCGTGCTTTTAAAGATGGGTACTTACGGCTTTGTGAGATTTTCACTTCCACTTTTTCCAGATGCGAGCCTACTTTTAAGCGGCTTTGTCTGCGTCATAGCTATCATCATGATCATCTACGCAGCCCTTGTTGCCTACGCGCAAAGCGATATGAAGCAAGTGATCGCTTATAGCTCCATTTCACACATGGGCGTCATCATGCTTGGCATCTTTTCACTAAATTTAATAGGCCTTGGCGGCTCAATATTTTTAATGATAAGCCACGGTATCGTAAGTGGCGCGCTATTTTTATTAGTTGGCGTCATCTACGAGAGAGCTCACACAAAAGAAATTTGCGAATTTGGCGGTCTTGCCAAGGTGATGCCAAAGTATGCGCTTATATTTTTTATAGCAACGCTTGCAAGTATCGGTCTGCCACTAACGATCGGCTTTGTGGGCGAGTTTTTAAGCCTGCTTGGCGTATTTAAGCTAAACAAGCTCTTTGCGCTACTTGGTGGCTTTAGTATCATTGTGGGCGCTGTTTATATGCTGGTACTTTATAAAAGGGTCTTTTTTGGCGAGTGCAAGGAGAAAAATTTAAGCCTAAAAGATCTAAATTTTAAAGAGCTAGCCGCTCTTGTGCCACTTTGCTTGCTCATAATCGCTCTTGGTATAGCACCAAATTTGATATTAAAGCCACTTGAGCCAAGTGTGCAAAATATCATAAGCAAAATGCAAACTAGAGCTGTAAATAGCGGCACAAAGGATAAAATTTCATCTTTAAATGGCGGGAGCAAACTATGA
- the nuoK gene encoding NADH-quinone oxidoreductase subunit NuoK: MIGLTHYLILASLVFVIGLVGIMRRRNLIMLFFSSEILLNSANIALAAISKYYFDLTGQIIAFFIVAIAASEVAVGLGLLVLWYKKTGSISLDSMTNMKG, translated from the coding sequence ATGATAGGACTTACTCACTACCTCATCCTAGCAAGCCTAGTCTTTGTCATAGGGCTTGTTGGCATAATGAGAAGAAGAAATTTGATAATGCTATTTTTCTCAAGCGAAATTTTACTAAACTCAGCAAACATCGCACTTGCAGCTATCTCGAAATACTACTTTGATCTAACTGGGCAGATCATCGCATTTTTTATAGTAGCCATCGCTGCTAGCGAGGTCGCTGTGGGGCTTGGGCTGCTCGTGCTTTGGTATAAAAAGACTGGCAGCATCAGTTTAGATTCGATGACAAATATGAAAGGCTAA
- a CDS encoding tetratricopeptide repeat protein — translation MKKLLTILFLPLYLSAFSLSLNSGANANKPYSVLQLSDEKEFECVEQILAYDTKRYVCMLDDGILPKIEDTTLPLMDIKYKKQDGKLFIVIMPKAPSKLLNVQTELYSSPSVQDTPKTTISKHFSIIIDTSLSENNKRVSGLNFSPDFRDMLSPSIGALDLNKAPIAALDSNDIDIYINIKRAYEKGAYESVVKDTQTAMKRHPASLFSSEFLLFRLRALDKIFETKSEFEGLEPKDIVSEGRAWIRKFPSDENYPEVLYLIARAYLKDSIASDAKYMLDILSEEHAESKFTKLATLDYADYLYKIGRQKEALSDYEKVLYSTNDIDLASRAALSLADANIDKEKFDEAKKFVLKIANANEKFFMNDPTKSMNLAYTFASKDMPDVAAKIYEILVNNSDRTKDFYEAALKNLALNLAKTKDEKRAYEYLNRYEKEFKYGDYIDEVAKAKDGLFFEEDDKNATALHARYKELIEKYAGTNISQKALISELELDLKERKFADALAYNNLAKDENLSKAMELVNEAALELTKEFFIKDDCTAVVNLLENYDVSKVSLPQFKLFNCYFRTARYNDALELAKAHVKDENLEDRVEWLVNLSKILYKNKDYEHAITAANDALSLGSAVEYSDPTPSLFDRFYSLLALKRFTEAVSTIGAIEQLRGQDFKIIEAYAAICDYAMKSNDYAIAATYAKKALELQTRAKINTFSPKLNFDYSEASLKTDNLDEALDEAKFILNMKLEPEDRLHALNLASEIYIRQKQYKLAKPYLNECVGSNFTSAYKDACKAKLEMIK, via the coding sequence ATGAAAAAGCTCTTAACCATCTTATTTTTACCGCTTTATCTATCCGCCTTTAGCCTTAGCCTAAACAGCGGCGCAAACGCAAATAAGCCTTATAGCGTCCTTCAGCTAAGCGACGAGAAAGAATTTGAATGTGTGGAGCAAATTTTAGCCTATGACACGAAGCGCTACGTTTGTATGCTCGATGATGGGATATTGCCAAAGATCGAAGATACGACGCTGCCTTTAATGGACATAAAATATAAAAAGCAAGATGGCAAACTCTTTATCGTCATCATGCCAAAGGCGCCTTCAAAACTTCTAAATGTTCAAACTGAGCTTTACAGCAGTCCAAGCGTACAAGATACGCCAAAGACGACCATCTCAAAGCACTTTAGCATCATCATCGATACTTCACTAAGCGAAAACAACAAAAGAGTATCTGGGCTAAATTTTTCGCCTGATTTTAGAGATATGCTAAGCCCAAGCATCGGAGCGCTCGATCTTAACAAAGCGCCTATTGCTGCGCTTGATAGCAATGACATAGACATCTATATAAATATAAAAAGAGCTTATGAAAAAGGCGCTTATGAAAGCGTGGTAAAAGATACACAAACAGCGATGAAAAGGCACCCAGCCAGTCTTTTCTCAAGTGAGTTTTTACTTTTTAGGCTAAGAGCGCTTGATAAAATTTTTGAGACAAAGAGCGAGTTTGAGGGGCTTGAGCCAAAAGATATCGTAAGCGAGGGCAGAGCTTGGATAAGAAAATTCCCTTCTGATGAGAACTACCCAGAGGTGCTGTATCTCATCGCCAGAGCTTACCTAAAAGATAGCATCGCAAGTGATGCAAAATATATGCTTGACATACTAAGCGAAGAGCACGCAGAGTCAAAATTTACAAAGCTTGCCACGCTTGACTATGCTGACTACCTATATAAAATAGGCAGGCAAAAAGAGGCGCTAAGTGACTATGAAAAGGTGCTCTACTCTACAAATGACATCGACCTTGCAAGTAGAGCTGCACTAAGCCTAGCGGATGCAAATATCGATAAAGAGAAATTTGACGAGGCGAAGAAATTTGTACTAAAGATCGCAAATGCAAATGAAAAATTTTTCATGAACGATCCGACAAAATCGATGAATTTAGCCTATACATTTGCCAGCAAAGATATGCCAGACGTGGCTGCTAAAATTTATGAAATTTTGGTAAATAATAGCGATAGGACAAAGGACTTTTACGAGGCAGCATTAAAAAATTTAGCGCTAAATTTAGCCAAAACCAAAGATGAAAAAAGGGCGTATGAGTATCTAAACAGATACGAAAAAGAGTTTAAATATGGCGATTATATCGATGAGGTCGCTAAGGCAAAGGATGGGCTATTTTTTGAAGAGGATGACAAAAACGCCACCGCACTTCACGCAAGATATAAAGAGCTCATAGAAAAATATGCCGGCACAAATATCAGCCAAAAGGCGCTCATTAGCGAGCTTGAGCTTGATCTAAAAGAGCGTAAATTTGCCGATGCGCTAGCTTATAACAACCTCGCAAAAGATGAAAATTTAAGCAAGGCGATGGAGCTAGTAAATGAGGCTGCGCTTGAGCTAACAAAAGAGTTTTTCATCAAAGATGACTGCACGGCAGTTGTAAATTTACTCGAAAACTACGATGTGAGCAAGGTCTCTTTGCCACAGTTTAAGCTCTTTAACTGCTACTTTAGAACGGCACGTTACAACGATGCGTTAGAGCTTGCCAAGGCGCACGTAAAGGATGAAAATTTAGAAGATAGGGTCGAGTGGCTGGTAAATTTGAGCAAAATTTTATATAAAAATAAAGACTACGAGCATGCGATCACTGCCGCAAATGACGCGCTCTCGCTTGGCTCAGCGGTCGAGTACTCGGATCCTACGCCATCGCTTTTTGATAGATTTTACTCGCTACTTGCGCTAAAGCGCTTTACCGAGGCGGTCTCTACGATTGGCGCGATCGAGCAGTTAAGAGGGCAGGACTTTAAGATCATCGAGGCATACGCAGCTATATGTGACTACGCGATGAAGAGCAACGACTATGCTATCGCTGCAACCTACGCTAAAAAGGCGCTTGAGCTGCAAACTAGGGCCAAGATAAATACCTTTTCACCAAAGCTAAATTTTGACTATTCGGAGGCTTCGTTAAAGACAGATAATCTTGACGAGGCGCTTGATGAAGCGAAATTTATACTAAATATGAAGCTTGAGCCAGAGGACCGCTTGCATGCTCTAAATTTGGCAAGTGAAATTTACATCAGACAAAAGCAGTATAAGCTAGCTAAGCCTTATCTAAACGAATGCGTTGGCTCAAATTTCACAAGCGCTTACAAAGATGCCTGCAAAGCCAAACTTGAGATGATAAAGTAA
- a CDS encoding ShlB/FhaC/HecB family hemolysin secretion/activation protein: MRTLLSLSMVCAALLANETNLKNELNNEEIRANMASSFNESSNINLLNEKIASEGKLNLNETPCFKIDKISLLNENEVASFNASSGADEAIIRKAYNTNYSKFNSILEASLNKLDFKPSSCLGKNSINLIINSFNNEIIKSGYITSSASLVTKSLKDAKLEFVINLGLIDDISINELDTQRNRASLFGAFGEYSHKNKVANIRDIEQALESLQNVSKNDVSIKFLPSNRAGFSNIVITRVESFPLKAAISLDNLGSKQSGKYQGMLNLSTLNLLGFNEIFSFSRGKDVLKKYEVTNKFNGASDHGASNNYYYGFSIPFGYFMLEYEKSKYDYAQIINAAYNLYTYKGRSESDSLSLAYTFYRDSNFKNSAYVKLFKRKNKNYLEDYELDNQARRNAGYEVGLKSSWNSYNQAFSAKLAYKKGTGIFRSQPDPLEDSGEATSRFALVNLNLNYKYKFELPLSYDLNINARYGLNKLSLQDKFSIGGYHSVRGFDGESSLVGNHGVSVRNTLSYNYYKSNSVYAGLDAGMVRAPSSGIKDKNTIAGYAIGLRGSIKAYNNLSYDISVSKPLYKPKSFETKSTNVNFIISYEF, encoded by the coding sequence ATGAGAACTCTCTTATCTTTAAGCATGGTGTGTGCTGCGCTACTTGCTAATGAGACTAATCTAAAAAATGAGTTAAACAACGAAGAGATTAGAGCGAATATGGCAAGCTCTTTTAACGAAAGCTCCAACATAAATTTGCTTAACGAAAAAATAGCTTCAGAAGGTAAGCTAAATTTAAACGAAACCCCATGCTTTAAAATAGATAAAATTTCACTCTTAAATGAGAACGAAGTAGCTAGCTTTAACGCTAGTAGTGGTGCTGATGAGGCTATAATAAGAAAAGCTTATAATACAAACTACTCTAAATTTAACTCTATTTTAGAGGCTAGCTTAAACAAGCTTGACTTTAAACCAAGCAGCTGTCTTGGCAAAAACTCTATCAATCTAATCATAAACTCTTTTAACAACGAGATAATAAAAAGTGGCTACATCACTTCAAGTGCGAGCCTAGTTACAAAGAGTCTAAAAGACGCCAAGCTAGAGTTTGTCATAAATCTTGGTCTAATAGATGATATAAGTATCAATGAGCTTGACACTCAAAGAAATAGAGCGAGCCTATTTGGCGCATTTGGTGAGTACTCTCATAAAAATAAAGTGGCAAATATAAGAGATATCGAGCAGGCTCTTGAGTCACTTCAAAACGTCTCAAAAAATGACGTTAGCATTAAATTCTTACCTTCAAATAGAGCTGGCTTTTCAAACATAGTGATCACTAGAGTAGAGAGCTTTCCACTAAAAGCTGCCATTAGCCTTGACAACCTTGGCTCAAAACAAAGCGGCAAATATCAAGGCATGCTAAATTTAAGCACGCTAAATTTACTTGGATTTAACGAAATTTTTAGCTTCTCACGTGGCAAGGATGTGCTTAAAAAGTATGAGGTTACAAATAAATTTAATGGCGCAAGTGATCACGGAGCTTCAAATAACTACTATTACGGCTTTAGTATCCCATTTGGCTACTTTATGCTTGAGTATGAAAAGAGTAAATATGACTACGCCCAGATCATAAACGCAGCCTACAACCTCTACACATATAAAGGTAGAAGCGAGAGCGATTCACTAAGCCTTGCTTATACATTTTATAGGGACTCAAATTTTAAAAATAGCGCCTATGTAAAGCTATTTAAGAGAAAAAATAAAAACTACCTAGAGGATTACGAGCTAGATAACCAAGCTAGAAGAAATGCTGGATATGAGGTAGGTTTAAAATCAAGCTGGAATTCTTACAACCAAGCTTTTAGCGCTAAGCTAGCTTACAAAAAGGGCACTGGCATATTTAGATCACAGCCCGATCCTTTAGAGGATAGCGGCGAGGCTACATCTAGGTTCGCTCTAGTAAATTTAAACCTAAACTACAAATATAAATTTGAACTTCCACTAAGTTATGATCTAAATATCAACGCAAGATATGGTCTAAATAAACTAAGTTTGCAGGATAAATTTAGTATCGGTGGATACCACAGTGTTAGGGGATTTGACGGGGAGAGCTCGCTTGTTGGAAACCACGGAGTAAGCGTAAGAAATACCCTCTCATATAACTACTATAAGAGCAACTCTGTCTATGCTGGGCTTGACGCTGGCATGGTAAGAGCCCCAAGTAGTGGCATAAAGGATAAAAACACCATTGCAGGATACGCTATAGGCCTAAGAGGCAGCATAAAAGCCTACAACAACCTAAGCTACGACATATCTGTCTCAAAACCTCTTTATAAACCAAAGAGCTTTGAAACTAAATCAACAAATGTAAATTTCATCATAAGCTACGAATTTTAA